The following DNA comes from Centropristis striata isolate RG_2023a ecotype Rhode Island chromosome 3, C.striata_1.0, whole genome shotgun sequence.
tataaaatataaaggaCACCAGCCGGTCGGGAACCAGTGTGCAGAAAGTTTTCTAGCATGTAGGACAACCTGTATGGAActgctttgtgttttattaattttaatgactCCCAACAGGTCACTTTCTCTACTGGAAAGGCAACTAAGTCATGTATTATTTACAATGAGGGCATTCAATACGGGTCATGTTCCTGTAAAATATAACTACTTTACCTGtgttcatataaaaaaaatgtcattcacgcataaaatataaatatacctttgttgtgttttttcttggaCAACAGGGGGGTTGTTGCTCTTGTAGTTACTGATTGTCCAAAATCTTCCTCTCCTGCACTATGCACCTACAGAGACAACAGACCGggaaaaaacaatcaattacaaagagacacaaaacaactgcaaagagagtctaagccagtagttctcaacctttttgagttgcgacccccaatttaatatgcaggttgtccgcgacccccgctcactgaacagaatctcacacggacagttcagatcacccaaaaaagaaacaaaatgaccaaaagagacacaaaatgacaagaaaagacacaaaatgaccaaaaaaagacacaaaatgaccaaaaaagacacaaaattacaaaaaaaagacacaaaatgactaaagaaaacacaaaattaccaaaaaaagacattaagtgaccaaaaagactaaaacacatgaacactttaacacagtggagacagagctgacttccaaaatgatttggcgacccccagaaatcaccttgcgaccccaattgggtttgggaccccaaggttgagaatagctggtctcaGCAACTAAAATATTTGTGTCCTGCTCCTATGAAAGCAAGGTGGTGGGGTCTTTTGTCCCCAGGGGCTCATAATCTGTCTATGACTACAAATACTTTATCTGAAGACTTCTTCTTTTTAAGATCACATTTTatacagttaaataaaatacttttgtaACTATTGTACATACTACTACCTCTTCGAGCTCAAAGGAGTTAACCTGTTGCAGGTTATTGGAGTCTTGCCCCGGGCCCTGATGTGTCAGTGGATTCAGGTAGTGTCTTTTCCCCTCTTTGGTTGACTCCTCGCATGTCTGGACAGGTGGGACAGTAGAGGTATGGCCGGAATCTGGCAGTGAGGCGCCATCCTCCTCCCAGCCAGTCACAGTGATGCAGCACTGGGCTAAGCTCCCGCTCGCCGTgaggacaggaagtgatgtgGATGCACTCGGCTCAGAGATAGCCGTTTGTGTATCAGTTTTATGTGATCCAGGACAGGATGTATCTCGTTCTGTCTCAGAGCAGTTTGTGTTTGGACTATGTGTGTGTTGACAGCAGAAAGGCGCCTGGTGTACACTCTCTACTATCTGAGGACAGATTAGATCATATGTAACCTTGGCAACTGGTTTCATGTTAGCAGTCCTTGTCTCAGTTTTAGGGGAAATAAATTGATGCTCTATTTCTATCACAGTTTCTCCTGATACTGATGACGCCAGAGACGTTCTTACACTGTGAGTCCTGCTGTTTGCTGGTGTGACGGCTGTTTTATCACCGTCGAccttatctgtttgttttgtgctCTGCATCTCATTATGACACATCTTATTTCCATTTTGAACAATGTCTGAGTCTGCCGTCGTCTGCTGTGTTTGCTCCTCTTTCCCACTGTCACAGGGTTCATCACCATCTGTGACAAACCCCACATCCACAGCTGAAATGCTCTTATTATATTCCCCCATATCCAGTTTTTTGTTCAACCCAATCTTGGCTTTCTCCAGGACTATATCCACCACGTCAGGGAGGCTGGACCTTTTTCTGGGTGAAGGCTGCGGAGAGGTGGAGTCTGAGCCACGAGGAGAGCCGGTGTAGAGACACATCTTGGAGACGGTGTCCTTCAGTCTCTCCACAGGAGAGCGTGGCTCGCTGCGGACGCTGCTCCTGAAGCGTTCGATCCTCTCcacaggggaggaggagaagttaaACTCTGGTGTTGCCAGTTTCTGTAGAGGAGTGCGAGACACGTGGGAGTAGAGGGAGTAGAAAGCGTTGGCCATCTCTGTGAGCACTTGCACTTGTCTGAAACGACCTGTGGGAGGAATTAATTGTCAATTAAAACAAGTAATATTGACCTCATTTGctgcagatagatagatagatagatagatagatagatagatagatagatagatagatagatagatagatagatagatagatagatagatagatagatagatagatagatagatagatagatagatagatagatagatagattactttattcatccccgaagggaaattcggttgtcacagcagtccggtattcaagtacaataaaatacaatagaataatatactgaggtagcataaatgaaaacacagaatagaacaaggacacaagttaaaaaaaagcagatcagttggtaggatggttggcaagatgatggtaatgatactgatgatatgatggcaacaatgctatagtgactagacggtatataattgtaataatagtacagtatatagtatataatatgtaataataaataaatagtaacaatataaaataaaataaaataattataaatatttataaataaaataatatgatatataatatataaataaatatataataataatagtaataataataaataattaaggccggtataataataatagtagtatatcacaATGCATCCCAGATTTATTCCACCTTATAGCACACATTTCATGTGACCTATTCATAGTCTTACTAGCAAGAGAGAGGCTGGGGTCTTCCTCCCGTATCCTCCGGAGCTGTGAATCCAGGAAGAGGCGGAAGTTTATGCCCTGGGTCTGAGAGGGGAAGGTGAAGAAGCGAGGAGGGATGCGGACAGTGACCTGCGGCTCATCGCTGCCAAAACCCAGCTCGTACAGCGTCTCCTCCGCATCCTCCGAAAGAATCTGCAGGACCTCTGATATACTAGTGTGCATGTGACAAAAGACAGGAAATTGATTTGTTTAAGggtttttgtaaagcactttgagataCATTGGGATTTAGGCTTAAGTAGATTTTAGATAAGTACAATTTCAGCATGTTTAATGCTTATAAGGAGAGTTACAAAGGGCTTGACAAAATACTGAAACATgggacaaataaatacaaatataaaacaacaaataaataaataaaaaggttaaaatacCATCAAATACAATAAACTTATAAGCATATATTATTCAGAATAAAGATAAATGTTGGGAGAAATCGATTTGGAAACTTGCAACTTGTCAAGCAGATTATTAAAGAGCAAAACTTTAACAAGTATTAAAGCTTCACCTTGATGTAGTTTTaatggtggaggaggagatgcAGCTGGAGGCCATGCTGTGGCCCAAGTTCAGCGTTGGCTGACATAGTGCCTGACGAGGGGTACTGTGGACAAGACGTGAAAAGTTATAATGCTTGATCTACATATTAGATGTGGAGGAAAGATACGGCAATCTTAAATATTCATCTAAATTATAATGGAAAACCTATGGTTTACTTAGTTTATTtccaaaagaaaaagtgaaCTTGTCTTCTACAGAATTACTGTCTCATGGTTGTATGCCTGCTAAATTatagtttacatccatgtctgtcctGCAAAGAAGCTAATATGAACCAAATTTGAAATATGATCATAATACTATGTCCTTCTATATTGGAGATATGACATTGAATaatattcagaattttttttttttttttcaaagttcagatta
Coding sequences within:
- the tespa1 gene encoding protein TESPA1; this translates as MESPSSTVRRRAWINSSRQWPTLEEQDSEEPLCSLPSASIADDDVFSEGCFTGKIESWLLGCGSEASSEKSGQLSFESVAKGNTLDDELSLGADASLLSGGEIQSGAGLTKHPSSKQAPIRLTSTPRQALCQPTLNLGHSMASSCISSSTIKTTSSISEVLQILSEDAEETLYELGFGSDEPQVTVRIPPRFFTFPSQTQGINFRLFLDSQLRRIREEDPSLSLASRFRQVQVLTEMANAFYSLYSHVSRTPLQKLATPEFNFSSSPVERIERFRSSVRSEPRSPVERLKDTVSKMCLYTGSPRGSDSTSPQPSPRKRSSLPDVVDIVLEKAKIGLNKKLDMGEYNKSISAVDVGFVTDGDEPCDSGKEEQTQQTTADSDIVQNGNKMCHNEMQSTKQTDKVDGDKTAVTPANSRTHSVRTSLASSVSGETVIEIEHQFISPKTETRTANMKPVAKVTYDLICPQIVESVHQAPFCCQHTHSPNTNCSETERDTSCPGSHKTDTQTAISEPSASTSLPVLTASGSLAQCCITVTGWEEDGASLPDSGHTSTVPPVQTCEESTKEGKRHYLNPLTHQGPGQDSNNLQQVNSFELEEVHSAGEEDFGQSVTTRATTPLLSKKKHNKGEVIRGDSMQSDSSGYAEEEVSPSNIHSR